AATGGAAACTGCGCATTCCACAAATGGTGGTAGTAGATGGCGGCGAGCCCATGATATGTTTGATAAAGCCCACGAAGGGTCTCCAGGCTGATGGGATGCACGTTCGTGCCACAGTCACAGCTTCCTAGTCCAATATTGGTTGTCTTCGGCGGAATGATCAGAAAATCTTCTTGCTTCATCATGCGGGTGATTTGCGATCGATTCGACTGGTAGATCCGTCCTCGTAAAAGGCGAACTTGGTATCGGATATTACACGTCACCATTATGCCTGTCGGAACGGCCGTGACACATCTGACACCATCTTGCTGAGCAATCCAGAATGGTCTGTTTCCGCTTGCTTTTTGCGCCATACTTCTCCAATCGAGATCAGGCTGGGACCAAGATATGGATAGTAGTAGAACGTCTTTTTGGGCAGGTCACAGAGCGTTAGCTCTGGATAGGACACTGACGTTGGAGGCATGTCCTTTGTTCGTAGCTTGCGATACCATGGTGGTAAGATCCACATGTTGAATGTATTGGCTGTGATGTGGTTGAAACAGGATAGCCTTGATGGTCAAAAGCGGCAGAAGAACAAAGAGCTCATGGGGAGCGTGGTCTCGGGTCTTAAATCCCCGGGACCTTCGAAGCTTGGAACTTTGCTGGTACCGTGTGTAGATACCTAGCATGTGGGCTGGGGTTTAATTGGCGTCGGTGGCGTGGTGAAAGGTTTATTCCATGGTAAAACTAGATAAGAATAAAttcctgctcctcccgctTTCCAAGCCACTCGCCATCCATGATCCCCTTGGCGTAGCATGGTCCAACTAGCCGCCACCGAGCTCCATCAGCTAAACCACCGGCCTCATACGAGGGGATTGCTCGCAAAACAAGAGGTACTGCCAAGCCAGGTACCACAACGaccacatcaccagcaaccatcttctcatccccaacacccaaATAGCCTCTTGAAGTCCTGAAAAAAGCCATTGCGCTGGTTTGCATAAGAAAGTCTTGGAAGCCCTGCCGCTCCACAGAGATTTCTTCAGGTTCCCTCTCACTTGCCGAAGCTTGCGCCTGTTCCAGCAGCGGCCAGTGCGGCACATCCACATCACGCTTCAACGTGCCATAACCAGGCGCCATACCCCAAGACAAAGCCGAGTCAACAGCTTCCGACAGAGTTCCACCACCGACATATGCCTCTTCAACCACGTCTCCCTCAGGCTGAGGGAACACGAACCGCGCCAACGACCTTATCCACGGCCCAAAGATTGGCTGCCAAAACTCAGTCTTGGAAGTGTAATCACCCCACTGCAATGGCCGCCTCATCGAAGGATAAATCCCAACAACCATATCAACCTTCACTCCCCACACCGACAAAGTTTGCGCCACCTTGTTGAGAGAAAACCGTGGCTTTTTGCCCGATGATTTCCCTCCCCCTGCGTCATACACCTCCCTTGTGCGATAAGGAACAGAGTACACAAACCGATAAAAGTTCGGCACCCAGCTCTTGAGCCCTTTATACTGCCCCGCTGAACAAAACAACAGCACATCCAGCTCCTTTGTCGTCTCGATGATCAAGGTCGCCACATCCATGTAGACATCCTCTGTTGGCAGCTCATAATCTACCCTCACAGAATTGAAGATATCGCCATCTTTCTCCCCATAAATATCCCTCACTATGTTCATCATAGCATAAACCTTGTCCACGGGCCATCGAGCACCAAGACTATTAGTCTTGACCATCAAATCCAACAACGAcagcccccccttcccacgtTGCCGGAGCAGGGTTAGTTCCTGCAGGTACGCAATATCAACATTTAGCGGACTCGGACTAGGGATTTTattcaaccccaactccaacataTGCGAATGAAACACCCTGTTCGCCACCTCCAAAGCTTCAAACCAAAGCGCGTGGCCACCCAGCCAGAACTCACGGGGTACATTCGGTGTGGAGGCTTCCTGATAAATCCAGGATCTCTTCCAGTAGCTCAACCGAGTCACAGCTTCGAGACAGGCACAGTCCACCTGGTTCACGATCTTCAACAGAGAAGTAGGCGAGATATCAGGCAGCTGGCTGTTTGCCCATGCAACGGCGACGCGCTGGTAGATATCCATTGCGTGCCCTGTCGGGTAGGCAGGCCAGAGGTTCTCCGGGAAGGGGGCGTCAAGGGTAAGCTTGTGTTCCTTGACGGGACCTAACCAGATGATGATtcgggaggcggaggcgtaGATCTGGGACATGATCTTTAGCTGGGCggtcttttcttttttggcagTTTCTTCGTCGGCTTGGTTGATACAGATTGCGTCGATCCAGATGTAGCCTACGTTGGCTGCCCGGCGGGAGGTTGCTCCGTTGTGAGATGGGACTAGGTCAGGACGGGCCTGGCGGAGGAAGGCGTAGAGGTTTGACtgatggatggggaaggTTTCGGGAGTGGAGTCAGGGGAGGCGATGTTGAgtgtttgaggggggtgaagcctttctttttcgtcaCCCCAGGTGTAGGAGAGGGCGGTGTAGGGAGGCGGGGGACCGGAAAGATCATGGTGGGTCAGTGTTGCTGCGATTGACCCGTCTGGAGCGGGGTGGTCTGGCTGAAGTTTTTCCGAGCATGGCCACTCTAtacggaggaggcggatgtggCCCTGTTCAAGAGGGGCATGCTTGTATGTGAATTCCGTCATCTTGTTTCTCTGTTGGCAGGTTGTGAGGAATAAGGACAACGCGGTCAAGTTGAGCTGAGGTATTAACGGTCGTCCTGAAGCCAGTGAGGCTCAGCGGGCTCAGGTTGAATGCTAAGCTGAAGGAGGAGTCCTTGGCATCGACTATCGTCAGCTGACATGCCAGGTGATATCAATCTTGCCTCAGAATTGTATCGTTCTCAAGCCAAACATTTCCGATGAACGCCTGACGGCCCCATCTCATCATATTCCTGACTCGATATGCACATATCCTCAAAGGTCGACAAGGACGCGAGCACTGAACCTCCCACCCACGTCAGGTATTTCATCCCAGGCGAGACTACAACTTTGACGGACATATATGACGGGGCCATTTCCACGATCTCCTTTTGCAGCCTATTTGCTAATCCAGAAAACATCATGTTCCCACCAGCCAGGAAAATACTACCAAACAGTTCCTTTTGAAT
The sequence above is a segment of the Podospora pseudoanserina strain CBS 124.78 chromosome 5, whole genome shotgun sequence genome. Coding sequences within it:
- a CDS encoding hypothetical protein (EggNog:ENOG503P51E; COG:S), with translation MTEFTYKHAPLEQGHIRLLRIEWPCSEKLQPDHPAPDGSIAATLTHHDLSGPPPPYTALSYTWGDEKERLHPPQTLNIASPDSTPETFPIHQSNLYAFLRQARPDLVPSHNGATSRRAANVGYIWIDAICINQADEETAKKEKTAQLKIMSQIYASASRIIIWLGPVKEHKLTLDAPFPENLWPAYPTGHAMDIYQRVAVAWANSQLPDISPTSLLKIVNQVDCACLEAVTRLSYWKRSWIYQEASTPNVPREFWLGGHALWFEALEVANRVFHSHMLELGLNKIPSPSPLNVDIAYLQELTLLRQRGKGGLSLLDLMVKTNSLGARWPVDKVYAMMNIVRDIYGEKDGDIFNSVRVDYELPTEDVYMDVATLIIETTKELDVLLFCSAGQYKGLKSWVPNFYRFVYSVPYRTREVYDAGGGKSSGKKPRFSLNKVAQTLSVWGVKVDMVVGIYPSMRRPLQWGDYTSKTEFWQPIFGPWIRSLARFVFPQPEGDVVEEAYVGGGTLSEAVDSALSWGMAPGYGTLKRDVDVPHWPLLEQAQASASEREPEEISVERQGFQDFLMQTSAMAFFRTSRGYLGVGDEKMVAGDVVVVVPGLAVPLVLRAIPSYEAGGLADGARWRLVGPCYAKGIMDGEWLGKREEQEFILI